In the Malassezia vespertilionis chromosome 3, complete sequence genome, one interval contains:
- the NOP2 gene encoding 25S rRNA (cytosine(2870)-C(5))-methyltransferase (COG:A; EggNog:ENOG503NVWP) translates to MGRRAKNKQAAPLPLRENSDVNERKHKSSLGKANGTVRKAGKPLPQKMLAGKPKAAAPGKKAAPKRVAEEEPELVEEDASFSFDEYEEDEEAMDLPDDEYDEDDSAEDVSEHGEIEDDVQEAPTEDSMAGIFASLGLPRDGKKLTERQKKKVLAEAERLEELLKSSGHQVKNNGDGDEKKSDEDEDEDDGADDLENENSDLPSDEYDEEASDTDDGDMSADEQSGFLLPTLEEEEEEERAPLDLQLIQMRIREVVGILGDMARLGEPGRSRADYFDRLTKDVQKYYGYNEYLATMFLELFPPDEAIEFFEANEVPRPVTIRVNTLRTHRRDLAQKLINKGVSLEPVGPWSKVGLQIFESPVPIGATPEYLVGDYMLQAVSSFLPCVSLAPQPNERILDMASAPGGKVTYLSALMQNTGCIFANDSSKARIKSLTANISRMGCRNIVVCNYDGRQFPKVIGGFDRVMLDSPCSGTGVISKDPSVKSSKSKRDFILLTQLQKQLILCAIDSVNPKSETGGYVVYSTCSVMVDENEDVIEYALHKRPNVRIVPTGIDFGRDGFKSFRGRKFNEKMSLSRRVFPHAHNLDGFFVCKLKVEPINKSAVRREEPQNFVQEAQARNSSASLFDAEEDEAIIQRARERGIKKRKL, encoded by the coding sequence ATGGGACGCCGTGCTAAGAACaagcaagcagcgccttTACCTTTAAGGGAGAACTCCGATGTCAATGAGAGGAAGCACAAGAGTAGTCTTGGTAAAGCGAATGGCACAGTGCGCAAGGCTGGCAAACCGCTTCCACAAAAGATGCTTGCGGGCAAGCCGAAAGCTGCGGCTCCAGGAAAGAAGGCCGCGCCCAAGCGAGTAGCTGAGGAGGAGCCTGAACTGGTTGAAGAGGATGCGAGTTTCTCTTTCGATGAGTACGAGGAAGACGAAGAAGCGATGGATCTTCCGGATGATGAGTACGACGAAGATGACAGCGCAGAAGACGTCTCTGAACACGGGGAGATTGAGGACGATGTTCAAGAAGCGCCTACAGAAGACTCGATGGCGGGGATATTTGCGTCGCTTGGGCTTCCGCGCGACGGAAAAAAACTGACTGAGCGCCAAAAGAAAAAGGTGCTCGCAGAGGCAGAGCGTCTGGAAGAGCTGCTGAAGAGCTCTGGCCACCAAGTCAAAAATAATGGGGATGGTGACGAAAAAAAATCTGATGAGgatgaggacgaggacgatggTGCCGATGACCTTGAGAATGAGAACAGTGACTTGCCGTCAGATGAATACGACGAGGAAGCGTCCGATACCGACGACGGCGATATGTCTGCAGATGAGCAGTCCGGCTTTCTTCTTCCTACTCtcgaagaagaggaagaagaagaacGAGCCCCGCTAGACCTCCAACTTATCCAAATGCGCATCCGCGAGGTAGTTGGTATTCTGGGTGACATGGCCCGACTTGGAGAGCCAGGACGTTCGCGTGCCGACTACTTTGACCGCCTTACAAAAGATGTGCAAAAATACTATGGCTACAATGAGTACCTTGCCACCATGTTCCTAGAGCTCTTCCCTCCAGACGAGGCGATTGAATTTTTCGAAGCAAACGAAGTGCCTCGTCCTGTAACTATCCGAGTCAATACACTTcgcacgcatcgccgcgatcttgcgcaaaagctgATCAACAAAGGCGTGAGTCTTGAGCCAGTGGGGCCCTGGTCAAAAGTCGGCCTTCAAATTTTCGAGAGCCCAGTCCCCATCGGCGCGACTCCAGAATACCTGGTCGGCGACTACATGCTTCAGGCAGTCTCCTCTTTCTTGCCGTGTGTTTCAttggcgccgcagcccaaCGAGCGCATTTTGGACATGGCAAGTGCACCTGGTGGCAAAGTCACCTACCTCTCTGCATTGATGCAAAACACAGGCTGTATCTTTGCCAACGACAGCAGCAAGGCACGCATCAAAAGTCTTACGGCGAATATATCTCGTATGGGCTGTCGTAATATTGTGGTATGCAACTACGACGGGCGTCAGTTTCCCAAGGTCATCGGCGGCTTTGACCGCGTTATGCTCGACTCGCCATGCTCCGGCACCGGCGTCATTAGCAAAGACCCGAGCGTGAAAAGCAGCAAGTCTAAGCGCGATTTTATTCTGCTCACCCAGCTACAAAAACAGCTCATTTTGTGTGCAATCGACAGTGTGAACCCCAAATCCGAAACGGGGGGCTACGTTGTGTACAGTACATGCTCAGTGATGGTGGATGAGAACGAGGATGTGATAGAatatgcgctgcacaaacgTCCCAATGTGCGAATTGTTCCCACCGGCATCGACTTTGGCCGCGACGGCTTCAAGTCGTTCCGCGGCAGGAAATTCAACGAAAAAATGAGTTTGTCACGGCGCGTTTTTCCCCATGCTCACAATTTGGACGGCTTTTTTGTGTGCAAGCTCAAGGTGGAGCCCATCAACAAGAGCGCTGTACGCCGCGAAGAACCGCAAAACTTTGTCCAagaagcacaagcgcgcaatTCATCCGCGTCGCTCTTTGATGCAGAAGAGGACGAAGCAATTattcagcgcgcgcgcgagcgaggCATAAAGAAGCGAAAGCTATAG
- the POL3 gene encoding DNA-directed DNA polymerase (COG:L; EggNog:ENOG503NUXQ): protein MQPDSVQLAKKRKLDVEAGSFTDTLAELDATANELALDPSANWGRPPMKRLDGNTDDVVFQQIDVEELQQPMATPEIRMYGVTQEGYSVLVHVHGFLPYFYVYAPRGFTPGACIDFKNYLNTTFGGEAVTDVSLESKKNLLQYTGPENVAFIKVTISDLRTLPRVRGAFERGELSFRDLFVVGEPSVSFDNVAYSLRFMIDHAIVGMNWVRISAGQYTIRGANACVSRCQIEIDCRPDGVVSHAPVGEWLKMAPLRILSFDIECAGRKGIFPDPNIDPVIQIANMVTRQGELTPFVKNIFTLGATSHIVGCHVMSFDDELEMLEAWTDFVQRADPDLIIGYNTSNFDFPYLMDRSKALKATKFPYLGRERNVRTEIKETRFSSKAYGTRDSKHTELQGRLQLDMLQVMQRDYKLRSYSLNSVSFEFLKEQKEDVHHSLITELQNAGPEARRRLAVYCLKDAYLPQRLMDKLMCFINYTEMARVTGVPFNYLLSRGQQIKVVSQLFRKARDDGYLIPSYKGDNGDEQYEGATVLEPKQGYYDKPITTLDFASLYPSIMMAHNLCYTTLLDKQSIERLHLVEGKDYVITPNNNYFVTKARRKGLLPEVLENLLAARKAARADLKKETDPLRRAVLDGRQLALKVSANSVYGFTGATVGRLPCLEISMSVTAFGRQMIEETKRRVEGHYTVANGYDHNAVVIYGDTDSVMVKFGVSDLRTAMELGAEAATLVSQAFVDPIRLEFEKVYFPYLLINKKRYAGLYWTNPDKFDKMDTKGIETVRRDNCRLVRTMIETCLKKMLIDRDVRGAEAYVKEVISDLLQNKVDMSQLVISKALAKTDYAAKQAHVELAERMRKRDAGSAPALGDRVAYVIVKGSKGSAAYEKSEDPLYALEHNIPIDTRYYLDNQLSKPLLRIFEPILGPRASSLLNGEHTRVLQIATSNVGALMKFAVRTVQCLGCRTPLKDQNTAVCKNCKPRETELYLEKLMRASSMEVEFSRLWTCCQRCQGSLSQDVLCSNQDCPIFFKRKRAQKDAEDASRVIQRFDASW from the exons ATGCAACCGGACAGTGTCCAGTTGgcgaagaagcgcaagctggatGTGGAAGCAGGGTCGTTCACCGATACATTGGCGGAGCTGGACGCTACCGCCAATGAATTGGCGCTCG ATCCTTCCGCAAATTGGGGTCGTCCGCCGATGAAGCGCTTGGACGGCAATACGGACGATGTGGTATTCCAGCAGATTGATGTGGAAGAATTGCAGCAGCCCATGGCAACTCCCGAGATCCGCATGTATGGCGTGACACAAGAAGGCTACTctgtgcttgtgcacgTTCACGGCTTTTTGCCGTACTTTTACGtgtatgcgccgcgcggcttCACCCCCGGGGCATGTATCGACTTTAAAAACTACCTGAATACCACTTTTGGCGGCGAGGCGGTTACCGACGTGTCGCTGGAGAGCAAAAAAAATCTTTTGCAATATACCGGGCCGGAGAATGTCGCGTTTATCAAGGTGACCATCTCGGatttgcgcacgcttcCGCGTGTTCGAGGCGCATTTGAGCGTGGCGAGCTTTCCTTCCGCGACTTGTTTGTCGTGGGCGAGCCAAGCGTTTCGTTTGATAATGTGGCGTACTCCCTGCGCTTCATGATTGACCACGCAATTGTGGGTATGAACTGGGTCCGGATTTCTGCTGGACAATACACCATTCGTGGTGCCAATGCATGCGTGTCGCGCTGCCAGATCGAGATTGACTGCAGGCCCGACGGTGTCGTTTCGCACGCACCTGTTGGCGAATGGCTGAAAATGGCCCCGTTACGCATACTGAGCTTTGATATTGagtgcgctgggcgcaaaGGCATCTTTCCCGACCCAAACATTGATCCCGTGATTCAGATTGCCAATATGGTTACGCGCCAAGGCGAGCTGACGCCGTTTGTGAAAAATATCTTTACACTCGGCGCCACATCGCACATTGTGGGCTGTCACGTTATGTCTTTTGATGACGAACTGGAAATGCTCGAGGCATGGACCGACTTTGTCCAGCGTGCGGACCCAGACTTGATTATCGGCTACAACACGTCCAACTTTGACTTTCCGTACCTCATGGACCGGTCCAAGGCACTAAAGGCGACCAAGTTTCCCTACTTGGGCCGCGAGCGAAATGTGCGCACCGAGATCAAGGAAACGCGCTTTTCTTCCAAGGCATACGGCACTCGCGATTCCAAGCACACGGAGTTGCAGGGAAGACTGCAGCTGGACATGCTGCAAGTCATGCAGCGCGACTACAAACTCCGCAGCTACTCGCTCAACTCGGTTTCCTTCGAGTTTTTGAAAGAGCAGAAAGAGGACGTGCACCACTCGCTTATTACCGAGCTGCAGAATGCCGGGCCGgaggcgcgtcgtcgtcttgCCGTGTACTGCTTAAAAGACGCGTATTTACCGCAGCGTCTTATGGACAAGCTCATGTGTTTTATCAACTACACAGAGATGGCGCGCGTTACAGGCGTGCCGTTCAACTATTTGCTCAGTCGTGGCCAGCAGATTAAGGTCGTATCACAGCTTTtccgcaaggcgcgtgaCGATGGCTACTTAATACCATCGTACAAAGGCGATAATGGCGACGAACAGTACGAAGGCGCCACTGTTCTGGAGCCCAAACAAGGGTACTATGACAAGCCCATTACCACGCTTGATTTTGCCTCGCTGTACCCCTCTATTATGATGGCACACAACCTCTGTTACACTACACTGCTTGACAAGCAATCCatcgagcgcctgcattTGGTCGAGGGAAAGGACTATGTCATTACACCCAACAACAATTATTTCGTCACAAAAGCTCGGCGCAAGGGTCTCCTGCCCGAGGTATTGGAAAActtgcttgcagcgcgcaaggcggcgcgtgccgaCTTGAAAAAAGAAACGGACCCACTTCGCCGTGCGGTACTGGACGGCCGACAATTGGCGCTTAAAGTGAGTGCAAACTCCGTGTATGGCTTTACCGGAGCCACGGTCGGACGGCTTCCCTGCCTGGAAATCTCGATGAGCGTCACCGCATTTGGCCGACAAATGATTGAAGAGACAAAACGGCGTGTGGAAGGGCATTACACTGTGGCTAATGGGTACGATCACAATGCAGTGGTCATTTACGGCGATACGGACTCGGTCATGGTCAAGTTTGGCGTATCCGACTTGCGAACAGCGATGGAGCTCGGAGCCGAGGCAGCAACGCTCGTATCCCAAGCGTTTGTGGATCCCATCCGGCTTGAATTTGAAAAGGTCTACTTTCCCTACCTTTTGATCAACAAGAAGCGATACGCAGGCCTTTACTGGACCAACCCCGACAAGTTTGACAAGATGGATACCAAGGGTATCGAAACGGTGCGTCGCGACAATTGCCGTCTTGTCCGTACGATGATCGAGACCTGCTTGAAAAAGATGCTCATCGaccgcgacgtgcgcggcgcagaagcgtATGTGAAGGAAGTCATTTCCGATCTGTTGCAGAACAAAGTCGACATGTCCCAACTGGTCATTTCCAAGGCACTCGCCAAGACGGACTACGCTGCAAAGCAGGCACACGTTGAACTGGCAGAACGCATGCGaaagcgcgatgcaggctccgcgccggcgcttgGTGATCGTGTTGCGTACGTGATCGTAAAAGGAAGTAAGGGCAGTGCGGCGTACGAAAAGTCTGAGGACCCGCTGTATGCGCTAGAGCACAATATTCCCATCGACACGCGCTATTACCTCGACAACCAGCTTTCTAAACCTCTTCTGCGCATTTTCGAGCCGATTTTGGGTCCGCGCGCTAGCTCATTGCTCAACGGCGAACACAcgcgtgtgctgcaaatTGCTACGTCAAATGTAGGTGCACTGATGAAGTTTGCGGTGAGAACGGTGCAATGCCTCGGCTGCCGTACGCCGCTCAAGGACCAGAACACAGCGGTGTGCAAGAACTGTAAGCCTCGTGAGACGGAACTGTATTTGGAAAAGCTCATGCGTGCGTCGTCGATGGAAGTCGAGTTTAGTCGGCTCTGGACATGCTGTCAGCGCTGCCAGGGGTCGCTGTCACAGGACGTCTTGTGTTCGAACCAGGACTGCCCAATCTTTTTCAAGCGTAAGCGCGCACAGAAAGACGCCGAGGACGCGAGCAGGGTAATCCAGCGGTTCGATGCATCATGGTAA
- the PIM1 gene encoding endopeptidase La (COG:O; EggNog:ENOG503NXAU; BUSCO:EOG09260RRN; MEROPS:MER0003443): MHLRTSSAALLPRNKNSSSLSNDGEESGEKDSENDGADDEKKSPKERKREDVSKGMSTASAKDAGDMTKSGSGADDSDGKNGRSSRESSSLLVSRTTVPSVYPQVLALPITRRPLFPGFYKAVVIKNPQVCAAIKEALKRGQPYVGAFLLKDEEEDSDVITNLDKVHRVGVFAQITSIFPAQSGKSDGKEEEEGITAVLYPHRRISIDELITPMGKGMDEVKVEEIKSVQEDGKEASIDKSDIERKEEVTLEEMPSHTPPFPTSFLHKYDVSLVNVSNLYIDPYDRKPNQYIRAVMSELISVFKDIANLNPLFRDQIANFSISQGAGNVFEEPEKLADFAAAVSSSELDELQAVLQSMNVEDRLQKALLVLKKELMNAQLQSKISKDVENKIQKRQREYYLMEQLKGIKKELGIETDGKDKLVEKFKEKASQLRMPEAARKVFDEELSKLQGLEPAASEFNITRGYLEWLTNIPWGVYTPENFSIAHAKHVLDEDHFGLTDVKDRILEFLAIGKLRGSVQGKIILLVGPPGVGKTSIGKSIARALDRQFFRFSVGGLNDVAEIKGHRRTYVGAMPGKAIQALKKVGTENPLVLIDEVDKVGRGWNGDPSSALLEMLDPEQNPSFMDHYMDVAVDLSRVLFVCTANTLETITQPLLDRMEVIEVSSYTAEEKRFIARDYLAPQAKTNSGLENVDITLPDASIDFLIRRYARESGVRGLRKLLEKVYRKVAFDIVKEHGDDDVPLEAIAEQASDSSAFGAQETSEAPKVTTQPREPMKVPASVQFVIDEDMIRKFLGPALYHKDRLYTHSMPAGVALGLGYLGNGAGSLMPIETSLMPGKGHLQLTGKLGDVIKESASIALSWIKAHAHELGITKGFDHNLLENRDVHLHMPEGAVGKEGPSAGVAFVSSLISLLSNRELSTTLAMTGEVSLRGMVLPVGGLKEKLLAAHRAGITKVILPAQNRPSVEADVPKSVLDDIDVHYVTNIWSAVEIAFGAGPWSEKAKDWSARETVDDAIA, translated from the coding sequence ATGCATTTACgcaccagcagcgcagcgttgcTTCCGCGCAACAAAAATTCGTCAAGTCTGTCGAATGATGGCGAGGAAAGCGGAGAGAAAGACAGCGAGAATGATGGCGCTGATGATGAAAAGAAGTCACCaaaggagcgcaagcgcgaggatGTCTCCAAGGGGATGTCAACCGCGAGTGCAAAGGATGCGGGGGATATGACGAAGTCGGGCAGCGGAGCGGACGACAGCGATGGAAAGAACGGCCGGTCATCGCGCGAGTCCTCTTCCTTGCTCGTATCTCGGACTACTGTTCCAAGCGTATACCCACAAGTCCTTGCGCTGCCCATCACTAGGCGTCCCCTTTTTCCCGGATTCTACAAGGCTGTTGTGATCAAAAACCCACaagtgtgcgccgcgataAAAGAAGCGCTTAAGCGCGGCCAGCCGTATGTAGGCGCATTTCTTCTGAAAGACGAAGAGGAAGATTCGGACGTGATTACGAATCTGGATAAGGTGCATCGCGTCGGTGTATTTGCACAAATTACGAGCATCTTTCCCGCGCAGTCCGGAAAGTCGGATGGAAaagaggaagaagaaggaATCACAGCGGTTCTTTACCCACACCGCCGCATTTCAATTGACGAGCTGATCACACCCATGGGCAAGGGAATGGATGAAGTCAAAGTCGAAGAAATTAAATCTGTGCAAGAGGATGGCAAGGAAGCCAGCATTGACAAAAGCGATAtcgagcgcaaagaggaGGTCACATTGGAAGAGATGCCGTCGCACACACCCCCTTTTCCCACGTCGTTCTTGCACAAGTACGATGTATCGCTTGTGAACGTGTCCAATTTGTACATTGACCCGTATGACCGCAAACCGAACCAGTATATCCGTGCGGTCATGTCCGAACTGATCAGTGTCTTTAAAGACATTGCCAACTTGAACCCCCTGTTCCGCGATCAGATTGCCAATTTCAGTATTTCGCAAGGAGCAGGAAACGTTTTTGAGGAACCCGAAAAGCTCGCCGACTTTGCAGCGGCCGTTTCTAGCAGCGAAttggacgagctgcaggCCGTACTCCAGTCGATGAATGTCGAAGACAGGTTGCAgaaagcgctgcttgtgctgaAAAAAGAGCTTATGAATGCACAGCTCCAGAGCAAGATTAGCAAAGATGTGGAGAACAAGATTCAAAAGCGACAGCGTGAATACTACCTCATGGAGCAGCTCAAAGGCATCAAGAAGGAACTTGGCATCGAGACTGACGGAAAAGACAAGCTCGTCGAAAAGTTTAAAGAAAAAGCGTcgcagctgcgcatgccagaagctgcgcgcaaggTATTTGACGAAGAGCTAAGCAAGCTACAAGGTCTAGAGCCTGCTGCAAGTGAATTTAACATTACGCGGGGCTATCTTGAGTGGCTTACCAACATTCCCTGGGGAGTGTACACGCCAGAGAATTTCTCCATCGCCCATGCAAAACATGTTTTAGACGAGGATCACTTTGGCCTGACCGATGTCAAGGACCGTATTTTGGAGTTCCTTGCCATTGGAAAACTTCGCGGCTCGGTACAAGGAAAAATCATTCTTTTGGTTGGCCCTCCGGGTGTGGGCAAAACATCCATTGGAAAGTCCATTGCccgcgcgctggaccgcCAATTTTTCCGCTTCAGTGTGGGAGGTTTGAACGATGTGGCCGAGATCAAAGGCCACCGCCGCACCTACGTTGGCGCCATGCCAGGTAAAGCAATCCAGGCACTGAAAAAGGTGGGCACGGAAAACCCATTGGTTCTCATCGATGAAGTAGACAAGGTCGGGCGCGGTTGGAATGGCGACCCTTCTTCTGCGCTGCTAGAAATGCTGGATCCAGAGCAGAATCCCTCGTTTATGGACCATTACATGGACGTAGCTGTGGACCTTTCGCGCGTGTTGTTTGTCTGCACTGCTAACACGCTCGAGACCATTACCCagccgctgctggaccGCATGGAAGTGATTGAAGTGTCGTCTTACACCGCCGAAGAAAAGCGCTTTATCGCACGCGACTACCTTGCACCGCAAGCCAAAACGAACTCGGGTCTTGAGAATGTCGACATCACGCTGCCAGATGCTTCGATTGACTTTTTAATTCGTCGCTATGCGCGAGAGAGCGGTGTGCGTGGCTTGCGAAAGTTGCTGGAAAAGGTGTACCGCAAGGTTGCGTTTGACATTGTCAAGGAgcacggcgacgacgatgtACCGCTTGAGGCCATTGCGGAACAGGCGTCTGACAGCTCGGCATTTGGTGCCCAGGAGACGAGCGAAGCGCCCAAAGTCACCACACAGCCACGCGAGCCTATGAAGGTGCCGGCGTCGGTCCAGTTTGTTATTGATGAAGACATGATTCGCAAGTTCCTCGGACCTGCTCTATACCACAAGGACCGCTTGTACACGCATTCGATGCCTGCAGGTGTCGCACTGGGTCTTGGATACCTTGGCAATGGCGCTGGCAGCTTGATGCCCATTGAAACATCTTTGATGCCCGGCAAAGGCCACTTGCAGCTCACCGGCAAACTCGGTGATGTGATCAAGGAAAGTGCTTCGATTGCGCTCAGCTGGATTAaggcgcatgcacacgAGCTTGGAATTACGAAAGGATTTGACCACAACTTGCTGGAAAACCGCGACGTGCACCTGCACATGCCCGAGGGCGCCGTCGGCAAAGAAGGACCGTCGGCAGGTGTAGCGTTTGTGTCTAGCTTGATCAGTCTCTTGTCAAATCGTGAGCTGTCCACGACCCTGGCCATGACTGGAGAAGTGTCGCTGCGTGGCATGGTACTTCCCGTTGGTGGCTTGAAGGAGAAGCTCCTCGCGGCACACCGCGCGGGGATTACCAAGGTCATTTTGCCCGCGCAGAATAGGCCAAGCGTCGAGGCCGACGTGCCCAAGTCCGTTCTCGACGACATTGACGTGCATTATGTTACCAACATTTGGTCTGCAGTGGAAATCGCTTTTGGTGCAGGACCGTGGAGCGAGAAGGCCAAGGattggagcgcgcgcgaaacgGTCGACGACGCGATTGCATAG
- a CDS encoding uncharacterized protein (EggNog:ENOG503NX2S; COG:T) has product MDSEHRPPFSDNAQHSPTQGDDDDDMASVVSSEDESVLCSDEEDDAEQGEATDFDLETLKNTLHNAHSLCLDAGWPKTDITNYEDDDLMDPAADEFQTAPNIVYSRNDKEVVSQRNLYESSGLPESISGRPRLSTIGPTFERNRCTVTMIYGDYYYCAKHAKRRKRYVIASDGSEGSQYAINWAMGAVLRDGDETLIVSVMETDSKLDALHDNAEEVGGLTMNQRIREDMAIFLANQAYVLLQRSCLGVKVSCQAIHAHNARHMLLDLIDFYAPTMVIVGSRGMHTIRGMLGSMSHYLVQKSSVPVMVAHNKLQLPLLPRGKAAVVNNVRMRHTRLDQAVTEKSSNVADRGDEEEAKDEKESGTDRHRKEDERLNRLNRKSLERRNKHATESYTQEKNQGALENQAASLAIE; this is encoded by the coding sequence atGGACTCGGAGCACCGCCCCCCCTTTTCAGAtaatgcgcagcacagcccAACACAGGGtgatgacgacgacgacatGGCGAGTGTCGTATCCAGCGAAGACGAGTCGGTCCTGTGCTCcgacgaggaagacgaTGCGGAGCAGGGCGAGGCGACCGACTTTGACCTAGAGACGCTCAAGAATACGCTGCACAATGCACATTCTTTATGCTTGGATGCAGGCTGGCCCAAGACCGACATTACCAACTACGAAGACGATGACCTAATGGATCCTGCCGCCGACGAATTCCAAACGGCGCCCAATATCGTCTACTCGCGCAACGACAAGGAAGTGGTGAGCCAGCGCAATTTGTACGAATCGTCCGGTCTGCCCGAATCGATATCTGGGCGGCCGCGGCTGAGCACGATCGGGCCGACCTTTGAGCGGAATCGGTGCACAGTGACGATGATTTACGGCGACTATTACTACTGTGCCAAAcacgccaagcggcgcaagcggtATGTAATTGCCAGCGATGGAAGCGAAGGCTCGCAATACGCAATTAACTGGGCGATGGGAGCTGTGCTGCGTGACGGCGACGAAACACTGATTGTGTCGGTCATGGAGACCGATTCAAAACTCGATGCTCTACACGACAACGCAGAGGAGGTCGGTGGTCTCACTATGAACCAGCGGATCCGCGAAGATATGGCTATCTTTCTGGCGAACCAGGCCTATGTCTTGTTGCAGCGCTCGTGCCTGGGTGTCAAAGTTTCTTGCCAGGCCATCCACGCCCACAATGCGCGCCACATGCTTTTGGATCTGATTGACTTTTACGCTCCAACAATGGTCATTGTGGGCAGCCGCGGTATGCATACGATCCGTGGTATGCTTGGGAGTATGAGCCATTACTTGGTTCAGAAAAGCTCGGTGCCTGTGATGGTTGCACACAACAAACTGCAGCTCCCGCTCTTGCCCCGTGGCAAGGCAGCCGTTGTCAACAATGTGCGTATGCGCCATACGCGTCTCGATCAGGCTGTCACGGAAAAGTCGAGCAATGTTGCGGACCGCGGCGATGAAGAAGAGGCGAAGGACGAAAAAGAGAGCGGTACTGACCGTCACCGCAAAGAAGACGAGCGATTAAACCGACTGAACCGCAAGAGtctggagcgccgcaacaaGCACGCTACCGAGTCGTATACCCAGGAAAAGAACCAAGGGGCACTAGAAAACCAAGCTGCGTCCCTTGCTATAGAATAG